In one Brevibacillus composti genomic region, the following are encoded:
- a CDS encoding ABC transporter permease produces the protein MGHNIVWTVFRKELTDLLRDRKTLVGTFLIPIVIIPFVFFLLTMSYTHVEKEARAYIPIAVSGQSLLIDYLKKMPGVELIAAAQPESELEQGKLRAIITIPAGFDQQLKAGGTAKVQVAYDSTNQKSVYAKSVIEEAVAAYSSEIVNNRLRQAGLSPRAIYPIETVFDNTASKDRQTGGMLASIIPLMLVLSLASGGIAVATDLVAGEKERGTLESLLSAPISANQLLTAKLMTVMVISCISATASLLSLSFVYRMGPFAEAAGVSLRILEPGSLIVLAGTILLLAAMFAGLELTLSTVAKSFKEGQTYMTGVVVLAMIPSYMMMPLNPTDIPDWYYFIPVFNGVALCKEVFYGAIQPWHVCVGLGTSLLYVIGILVLSAKLFRREGAVIKG, from the coding sequence GTGGGGCATAACATCGTCTGGACGGTATTTCGCAAAGAGCTGACCGATTTGCTGCGGGACCGCAAGACCTTGGTCGGGACATTCCTCATACCGATTGTCATTATTCCGTTTGTCTTTTTTTTATTGACCATGTCCTACACCCATGTGGAAAAGGAAGCTCGCGCATATATACCGATCGCGGTCAGCGGCCAGTCCCTCCTCATCGACTACCTGAAAAAGATGCCTGGCGTCGAGCTGATCGCCGCTGCACAGCCGGAAAGCGAGCTGGAGCAGGGGAAGCTGCGGGCGATTATCACCATCCCCGCGGGCTTCGACCAGCAGTTGAAGGCCGGGGGCACGGCAAAGGTACAAGTGGCCTATGATTCCACCAATCAGAAATCGGTGTACGCCAAATCTGTGATCGAAGAAGCGGTTGCAGCGTACAGCAGCGAGATCGTCAATAATCGGCTGCGCCAGGCGGGCTTGTCCCCGCGGGCGATCTATCCGATCGAGACGGTCTTCGACAATACGGCGTCAAAGGATCGGCAGACGGGCGGCATGCTGGCCAGCATCATCCCGTTGATGCTGGTCCTGTCGCTCGCTTCCGGCGGCATCGCCGTGGCAACCGATCTGGTAGCAGGTGAAAAGGAGCGGGGGACGCTGGAATCGCTGCTCTCGGCGCCGATCTCCGCCAATCAACTGCTGACGGCCAAGCTGATGACCGTCATGGTGATCAGCTGTATCAGCGCGACGGCTTCCCTCTTGTCCCTGTCGTTTGTCTATCGGATGGGGCCGTTTGCGGAGGCGGCGGGGGTTTCGCTGCGAATCCTGGAGCCGGGCTCGCTCATCGTCCTGGCCGGGACGATCCTCCTGCTGGCGGCGATGTTCGCCGGGCTGGAGCTGACGCTTAGCACCGTCGCCAAATCGTTCAAGGAAGGGCAGACCTACATGACAGGCGTGGTCGTCCTGGCGATGATTCCCTCCTACATGATGATGCCGCTCAATCCCACGGACATCCCCGATTGGTATTATTTTATTCCCGTCTTCAACGGTGTCGCTTTGTGCAAAGAGGTGTTTTACGGGGCGATCCAACCCTGGCATGTCTGTGTGGGGCTGGGCACCTCGCTCTTGTATGTGATCGGCATTCTGGTGTTGTCCGCCAAGCTGTTTCGCCGGGAAGGGGCCGTGATCAAAGGGTAG
- a CDS encoding RNA polymerase sigma factor, whose product MLDKFVPTKDVTEEQEDWRLVEKARTGDREAFGELVRRHRAKVYGYARSFAPEPFMAEDIVQEALIRAFLHLGTLVDSRRFLPWLHRIVRNQAYTRLKAAPFAMEQVFSSWSATGDAEADTDWESLDSILYRLGKQQARAGSEEFASPEEALMRRELLETITQMLRCLNPRERKIVESHFFDHLSPQEIAELFRMSQPNVYQILSRSRKKLGQERIRLAVDHYICNRKDEGLMKQVTLKKPEAFSQPVWTTAAVAMYGLTEYTQRRFSMPMVMGLTGHAFRISVVPGDVHIAGPTMFDFARLLPEGMRNLGYETKVVSQFTRAEHGPNANQVAPTLLAPGAREKRKLPDKLPEALSLIHEAIDRGQAVLCWDLFIPEFGLIYGYDTEKREFQAGDNCGHDKPISYEHLGRGLLEDLFVMAIEKPLETDQKSMLTGALQTILKHYRAEAEEADCSSCAYGLAAYDAWRQAFEQKSVEPNGNAYTTAVAQDARRHASLFWTEIAETWTDASFDSIRPLVRESSRLYEQIADEFALLAKMFPFPAGGQPNDPPHAQEAIAAIGRIQEKERDAVALLEEMQKKLLA is encoded by the coding sequence TTGCTGGATAAGTTCGTCCCGACAAAAGATGTGACAGAAGAGCAGGAAGATTGGCGATTGGTTGAAAAGGCGCGCACCGGAGACAGGGAAGCGTTTGGCGAATTGGTCAGGCGGCATCGGGCCAAGGTGTATGGATATGCCCGTTCTTTTGCCCCGGAGCCGTTTATGGCGGAGGATATTGTGCAGGAGGCGCTGATCCGAGCCTTTCTCCACCTTGGCACCCTGGTGGACAGCCGGCGTTTTTTGCCCTGGCTGCACCGGATCGTGCGCAATCAGGCGTATACGCGGCTGAAGGCTGCCCCTTTTGCCATGGAACAGGTCTTTTCCAGCTGGAGCGCGACGGGTGACGCCGAAGCGGACACCGACTGGGAGAGTCTCGACAGCATCCTCTACCGGCTGGGCAAACAGCAGGCACGGGCCGGGAGCGAGGAGTTCGCGTCGCCGGAAGAAGCCCTGATGCGCCGGGAGCTGCTGGAGACGATTACGCAGATGCTTCGCTGCCTGAATCCGAGGGAGCGGAAAATCGTCGAGTCTCATTTCTTCGATCACCTGTCGCCGCAAGAAATCGCCGAACTGTTCCGCATGTCGCAACCCAACGTCTATCAGATTCTCTCGCGTTCACGCAAAAAATTGGGGCAAGAGAGGATTCGTCTCGCGGTTGACCACTACATCTGCAACCGAAAGGATGAGGGATTGATGAAACAAGTGACGCTCAAAAAGCCGGAAGCCTTTTCCCAGCCTGTATGGACCACGGCCGCTGTGGCGATGTACGGACTGACCGAGTATACACAGCGCCGTTTTTCCATGCCGATGGTGATGGGCTTGACCGGCCATGCGTTTCGGATCAGCGTCGTTCCGGGCGATGTGCACATCGCAGGGCCGACCATGTTCGATTTTGCCCGATTGCTGCCGGAAGGGATGCGCAATCTCGGCTACGAGACCAAGGTGGTCAGCCAGTTTACGAGGGCAGAGCACGGTCCCAATGCCAACCAGGTCGCCCCGACTCTGCTTGCTCCGGGCGCGCGTGAAAAGAGAAAGCTGCCGGACAAACTGCCGGAAGCGCTGTCGCTGATCCACGAGGCAATCGACCGCGGGCAGGCGGTGCTCTGCTGGGATCTGTTTATCCCTGAATTCGGCCTGATCTACGGCTATGACACCGAAAAGCGCGAATTCCAGGCGGGAGACAACTGTGGGCATGACAAGCCGATTTCTTACGAACACCTCGGTCGCGGTCTCTTGGAGGATCTATTCGTCATGGCCATCGAGAAGCCGTTGGAGACAGATCAAAAAAGCATGCTGACGGGCGCACTCCAGACAATCCTGAAACATTACCGCGCGGAGGCGGAGGAAGCCGACTGTTCGTCCTGCGCCTACGGGCTGGCTGCGTACGATGCCTGGCGCCAGGCTTTTGAGCAAAAAAGCGTCGAACCAAACGGAAATGCCTACACGACCGCAGTCGCTCAGGATGCCCGCCGCCATGCTTCCCTGTTCTGGACAGAGATCGCCGAGACCTGGACAGACGCCTCCTTCGACTCGATCCGCCCGCTGGTGCGAGAGTCATCCCGGCTGTACGAGCAAATCGCCGATGAATTTGCCCTCCTGGCGAAGATGTTCCCCTTCCCCGCCGGCGGCCAGCCCAATGATCCGCCCCACGCCCAGGAAGCGATCGCGGCGATTGGCCGGATTCAGGAGAAAGAGCGAGACGCAGTCGCCTTGCTGGAAGAGATGCAAAAGAAGCTGCTGGCCTGA
- a CDS encoding diacylglycerol kinase has protein sequence MKRARLIYNPTSGREIVRRRLPEILDSLELAGYEASCYATRGEHDATEEASRAVSRGFDVIIAAGGDGTIYEVVNGIAEKKARPALGIIPCGTSNDLARALGIPRSVKRACRIIAAGKKKKVDVGRINQRYFINIAGGGSLTNLTYEVPSKLKTVMGQLAYYVKGLEKIPSLHPIHVRLETKNEVLIDEEIMIFLIANSRSVGGFERLAPNADLSDGKLDLIVVKKANLGDIIRLATQAIRGEHIKDPLIMYVQTDYLKATTQGGERVQLNLDGELGGQLPCEIKALPGQLELFVP, from the coding sequence TTGAAACGAGCCAGATTGATATACAATCCCACCTCGGGGCGGGAGATCGTTCGGCGCCGTCTGCCGGAAATCCTGGATTCACTGGAATTGGCCGGATACGAGGCATCCTGCTACGCGACCAGGGGCGAACACGACGCGACCGAAGAAGCGTCCCGCGCAGTTTCTCGCGGTTTTGACGTCATCATCGCCGCGGGAGGGGACGGCACGATCTACGAGGTGGTCAACGGCATCGCGGAGAAAAAGGCCCGCCCCGCCCTCGGAATCATCCCCTGCGGCACCAGCAATGACTTGGCCCGGGCTCTCGGTATCCCCCGTTCGGTAAAAAGGGCATGCCGGATCATCGCGGCGGGCAAAAAGAAAAAAGTAGACGTCGGCCGGATAAATCAACGGTATTTTATCAATATTGCCGGAGGAGGCTCCCTGACCAACCTGACGTATGAGGTGCCGAGCAAGCTGAAGACCGTCATGGGGCAGCTCGCCTACTATGTGAAGGGACTGGAAAAGATCCCGTCCCTGCATCCCATCCACGTGCGGCTGGAAACCAAAAATGAGGTGCTGATCGACGAGGAAATCATGATCTTTCTGATCGCCAACAGCCGTTCGGTAGGCGGTTTCGAGCGACTGGCGCCAAATGCAGATTTGAGCGACGGCAAGCTGGATTTGATCGTCGTCAAAAAGGCCAATCTGGGCGACATTATCCGACTGGCTACGCAGGCGATCCGAGGCGAGCATATAAAAGACCCCTTGATCATGTACGTCCAAACGGATTATCTGAAAGCGACCACGCAGGGCGGGGAAAGGGTGCAGCTCAACCTGGACGGAGAATTGGGCGGTCAGCTGCCATGCGAAATCAAGGCGCTGCCGGGCCAATTGGAGCTGTTTGTGCCGTAG
- a CDS encoding MOSC domain-containing protein: MGHAPIRLVSLNVGKPVRFSYRGKELETGIFKQPTTETLYLSHVNLSGDGQADLVHHGGPDKAVCVYPHEHYAYWEERLNRKLPPAAFGENLTTAGLLERDVCIGDIYQLGDAVVQVSQPRQPCHKLAKRYDLPEMALWVQEKGYTGYYFRVLQEGNVSPDSELTLIERHAAGITVAEANRIMHHDKGDLEAVKGILAVAELSANWRHTFQKRLQGEETDPARRLNG; encoded by the coding sequence ATGGGTCATGCGCCAATCAGATTGGTTTCACTGAACGTAGGGAAGCCTGTCCGTTTTTCTTACCGGGGAAAAGAATTGGAAACAGGCATTTTCAAACAGCCGACGACAGAGACGCTTTATCTCTCCCATGTGAATCTGAGCGGGGACGGTCAAGCGGATCTCGTCCACCACGGCGGACCGGACAAAGCGGTCTGCGTATACCCGCACGAGCATTATGCCTACTGGGAGGAGCGGCTGAATCGAAAGCTCCCGCCGGCGGCTTTCGGTGAAAATCTCACCACTGCAGGCCTGCTCGAAAGAGACGTGTGCATCGGCGACATCTATCAGCTGGGGGACGCCGTTGTGCAAGTCAGCCAGCCCAGACAGCCCTGCCACAAGCTGGCGAAGCGCTACGATCTGCCCGAGATGGCATTGTGGGTACAGGAGAAGGGCTATACCGGCTATTACTTCCGCGTCCTGCAGGAGGGGAATGTGTCGCCGGACAGCGAGTTGACCCTGATCGAGCGCCACGCCGCCGGCATCACCGTGGCCGAGGCGAATCGCATCATGCATCATGACAAGGGTGATCTGGAGGCGGTGAAGGGCATCCTGGCGGTAGCCGAGCTGTCAGCCAACTGGCGCCATACCTTTCAGAAGCGCCTGCAGGGGGAAGAGACGGACCCGGCACGGCGTCTCAACGGATGA
- a CDS encoding ABC transporter ATP-binding protein, which yields MIEVERVSKRFGKLTAVEDVSFFVEEGEVYGLVGENGAGKTTTMRMMATILQPTSGDIRIRGFSVQREPVEVRRRIGILFGGDVGLYSRLTARENIAYFGKLYGLRDGELERRIQQLSEMLDMCEYMDRRVGGFSRGMRQKVAIARTLVHDPDVILLDEPTTGLDVTAANLFRRMVARLQEEGKTILFSSHNMGEIERLCNRIAIMHKGELSYAGTVGDLRRKVGMSDLDDIFMTMVEGGGGGGA from the coding sequence ATGATTGAAGTTGAGCGGGTCAGCAAGCGCTTCGGCAAGCTGACGGCAGTCGAGGATGTTTCCTTTTTTGTCGAAGAAGGCGAGGTATACGGCCTCGTCGGAGAAAACGGAGCAGGCAAAACGACGACGATGCGGATGATGGCCACCATCCTTCAGCCGACATCGGGAGACATCCGGATTCGCGGGTTTTCCGTACAGAGGGAGCCGGTAGAGGTGCGCCGCCGAATCGGCATCCTGTTCGGCGGAGATGTCGGCCTATACAGCAGATTGACGGCCCGCGAGAATATCGCCTATTTTGGCAAGCTCTACGGTCTGCGCGACGGTGAGCTGGAGCGGCGGATCCAGCAGCTCAGCGAGATGCTGGACATGTGCGAATACATGGATCGCAGGGTCGGCGGATTTTCCCGGGGAATGAGGCAAAAGGTGGCTATCGCCCGGACACTGGTGCATGACCCGGATGTCATCCTGCTGGATGAGCCGACGACCGGTTTGGATGTAACCGCAGCCAACCTGTTTCGCCGGATGGTGGCCAGGCTGCAGGAGGAGGGAAAGACGATCCTTTTTTCCAGTCACAATATGGGGGAAATCGAGCGTCTGTGCAACCGGATCGCCATCATGCACAAAGGAGAGCTCAGCTACGCAGGGACGGTCGGGGATTTGCGCCGGAAGGTCGGCATGAGCGACCTGGATGACATCTTCATGACGATGGTGGAAGGAGGAGGAGGCGGTGGGGCATAA
- a CDS encoding DMT family transporter — translation MNKLYTGVLYVFLSAAGFGVMSIFAIYAYGAGASVSTLLFLRFLLAALLFFGWMALKREPLGITKKQGIALFCLGGVLYTLQSLSFFSSVQYIPASLAGLLLYTFPVYVTVLNYFVNKEALRKQTIGAILLSLAGLVMVLGLSFDGVQPLGVVLALAAAAFYAIYFIVGNRVVSGLSPYVTSAYVSLFAACSTFGLALRDGGPDFGFGMQGWLALGGIVLFSTILAMACLFRGIQLIGSTRASVLSTLEPVVTIGFSALLFGERLGMLQLLGGCAVLLGAVWIVRSQGKQAEDSVEA, via the coding sequence ATGAACAAGCTCTATACCGGGGTGCTCTACGTGTTTTTATCGGCAGCGGGCTTTGGCGTCATGTCTATTTTTGCGATATACGCTTACGGAGCAGGGGCCTCTGTCTCCACGCTGTTGTTTCTGCGCTTCCTGCTGGCGGCGCTGCTCTTCTTTGGCTGGATGGCTCTGAAACGAGAACCGCTGGGCATTACGAAAAAGCAGGGGATTGCGCTCTTTTGCCTGGGCGGAGTCTTGTATACGCTCCAGTCTCTCTCCTTTTTCTCGTCCGTGCAATACATTCCGGCCTCGCTGGCGGGACTGCTCTTGTACACGTTTCCCGTCTATGTGACCGTGCTCAATTATTTCGTCAATAAAGAGGCGCTGCGAAAGCAGACGATCGGGGCGATTCTGCTGTCGCTGGCGGGGCTGGTGATGGTGCTGGGCCTCTCGTTCGACGGGGTGCAGCCGCTCGGCGTTGTTCTGGCTCTCGCCGCGGCGGCGTTTTACGCCATCTACTTCATCGTCGGCAACCGCGTCGTCAGCGGGCTTTCGCCGTATGTCACGAGCGCCTATGTCTCTTTGTTTGCGGCCTGTTCGACTTTTGGACTGGCACTGCGGGACGGCGGTCCTGACTTCGGCTTCGGCATGCAAGGCTGGCTGGCGCTGGGAGGGATCGTTCTCTTTTCCACGATTCTGGCGATGGCTTGCTTGTTCCGGGGCATTCAACTGATCGGCTCCACGCGGGCTTCGGTATTAAGCACGTTGGAGCCGGTGGTGACGATCGGCTTTTCCGCCTTGCTGTTCGGGGAGAGATTGGGCATGCTCCAGCTCCTGGGCGGCTGTGCGGTGCTGCTGGGGGCTGTATGGATTGTGAGGAGCCAGGGGAAACAGGCGGAGGACTCCGTGGAGGCGTAG
- the gatB gene encoding Asp-tRNA(Asn)/Glu-tRNA(Gln) amidotransferase subunit GatB: MSQFETVIGLEVHAELATNSKIFCGCPTEFGAPPNTHTCPICLGHPGVLPVTNKQAVEFAMKAALALNCEISRETKFDRKNYFYPDSPKAYQISQYDQPIGYNGWIDIEVNGVTKRIGITRLHLEEDAGKLTHSDFGGDSLVDFNRVGVPLIEIVSEPDLRSPEEARAYLEKLKAIIQYTGVSDVRMEQGSLRCDANVSIRPVGQAEFGTKTELKNMNSFRNVQVALEYEVERQKEVVTSGGKIVQETRRWDENNKKTISMRSKEEAHDYRYFPDPDLVRMQISEEWIEAVRASIPELPDARRARYVNEYGLPESDAGVITISKDTADFFDETVKTGADPKAAANWLMVELLGYLNAGNLTLADVKITPHGLGEMIKLIENGTISSKIAKTVFKEMVETGKEPQKIVEEQGLVQISDEGALLQIVQEVVSNSPQAVADYKAGNDKAIGFFVGQVMKQTRGKANPPMVNKLLQDVLKNL; encoded by the coding sequence ATGAGCCAGTTTGAAACCGTCATCGGCCTGGAAGTTCACGCCGAGCTGGCGACGAATAGCAAAATCTTCTGCGGTTGCCCGACGGAGTTCGGAGCGCCGCCGAATACGCATACCTGCCCGATTTGTCTGGGGCATCCGGGCGTTTTGCCTGTGACCAACAAACAGGCCGTAGAATTCGCGATGAAAGCCGCGCTCGCGCTGAACTGCGAAATTTCCCGCGAGACCAAGTTCGACCGGAAAAACTACTTTTATCCCGATTCCCCCAAAGCGTATCAAATCTCTCAGTACGACCAGCCGATCGGCTACAACGGCTGGATCGATATCGAGGTAAACGGCGTCACCAAGCGCATCGGCATCACCCGTCTGCATCTGGAGGAGGATGCGGGCAAGCTGACGCACAGCGATTTTGGCGGCGACTCCCTGGTAGACTTCAACCGGGTCGGCGTGCCCCTGATCGAGATCGTCTCCGAGCCGGACCTGCGCTCGCCTGAAGAGGCCAGAGCGTATCTGGAAAAGCTGAAGGCGATCATCCAGTACACAGGCGTATCCGACGTCCGCATGGAGCAAGGATCGCTGCGCTGCGATGCCAACGTCTCGATCCGTCCCGTAGGACAAGCGGAGTTCGGCACCAAAACCGAGCTGAAAAACATGAACTCCTTCCGCAACGTGCAGGTCGCCCTGGAGTATGAAGTGGAGCGGCAGAAGGAAGTGGTCACCTCCGGCGGCAAAATCGTGCAGGAAACCCGCCGCTGGGATGAGAACAACAAAAAGACCATTTCCATGCGCTCCAAGGAAGAAGCCCATGACTACCGCTACTTCCCGGATCCGGACCTGGTGCGGATGCAAATATCCGAGGAGTGGATCGAAGCTGTCCGCGCATCGATTCCGGAGCTGCCGGATGCGCGCCGGGCCCGCTATGTGAATGAATACGGCCTGCCGGAGAGCGATGCGGGCGTCATCACCATCTCCAAAGACACCGCCGATTTCTTCGACGAGACGGTCAAAACAGGCGCCGATCCAAAAGCAGCGGCTAACTGGCTGATGGTCGAGCTGCTCGGCTATCTCAATGCCGGCAACCTGACGCTGGCGGATGTAAAAATCACGCCGCACGGTCTCGGCGAGATGATCAAGCTGATCGAGAACGGCACGATTTCCTCCAAGATCGCCAAAACCGTCTTCAAGGAGATGGTGGAGACCGGCAAGGAGCCGCAGAAGATCGTAGAGGAGCAGGGCCTCGTCCAGATCAGCGATGAGGGCGCTCTGCTTCAGATCGTTCAGGAAGTCGTGAGCAACAGCCCGCAAGCTGTGGCTGACTACAAAGCCGGCAACGACAAGGCGATTGGCTTCTTCGTCGGACAGGTGATGAAGCAGACGCGCGGAAAGGCCAACCCGCCGATGGTAAACAAGCTGCTTCAAGACGTATTGAAAAACCTCTAA
- a CDS encoding ROK family glucokinase, protein MRTVMVGVDIGGTAIKMALFTTEGSLLVKSQDATPVGDGEDGIVKKIGEMMDGLLAAHGLHRTDAAGIGVGVPGTVDAKNGVVREAVNLNWRSPVRLRDKLAAQTGLLVAVENDANTAALGEMWQGAGQGARDMVMITLGTGVGGGIILNGQIVDGVHGIAGEIGHMSMAPEGGPLCNCGKTGCLETYASATGIIRAGQEAVRAGTSPLLAETLARTGEIRARDVWDAAAAGDAGALAIADRAGLYLGLALSHLTLLLNPEKLIIGGGIAAAGEFLFSRVRESFHRYVPFPYIAGATEIVPAALGNDAGMIGAAWLIRSRLT, encoded by the coding sequence CTGCGTACAGTCATGGTGGGTGTGGATATCGGCGGCACCGCTATTAAAATGGCGCTGTTCACCACAGAGGGCAGCCTGCTCGTCAAGTCCCAGGACGCGACTCCCGTAGGGGACGGCGAGGACGGCATCGTGAAAAAAATAGGCGAGATGATGGATGGCCTGCTGGCCGCGCACGGGCTCCACCGGACAGACGCAGCCGGAATCGGCGTAGGCGTGCCCGGGACCGTAGACGCGAAAAACGGCGTTGTCCGCGAAGCCGTGAACCTCAACTGGCGAAGCCCGGTGCGGCTGCGGGACAAGCTGGCCGCACAGACCGGACTTTTGGTCGCGGTCGAGAATGATGCCAATACGGCGGCCCTCGGCGAAATGTGGCAGGGCGCCGGGCAGGGAGCGCGGGATATGGTGATGATCACCCTGGGAACGGGTGTCGGCGGAGGCATTATTCTCAATGGCCAGATCGTCGATGGAGTACATGGCATCGCCGGAGAGATCGGCCATATGTCCATGGCCCCCGAGGGCGGCCCCCTCTGCAACTGCGGCAAGACAGGCTGCCTGGAGACCTACGCCTCCGCGACAGGCATCATCCGGGCGGGGCAGGAGGCGGTCCGCGCGGGCACAAGCCCACTCCTCGCCGAGACGCTTGCCCGCACCGGGGAGATCCGGGCGCGGGATGTATGGGATGCAGCCGCAGCGGGCGACGCGGGGGCGCTGGCCATCGCGGACAGGGCAGGGCTCTACCTCGGCCTCGCCCTCTCCCATCTGACGCTGCTGTTGAATCCGGAGAAGCTGATTATCGGCGGAGGCATTGCCGCCGCCGGTGAATTCCTCTTTTCACGTGTACGCGAATCGTTTCACCGCTATGTGCCATTTCCCTATATCGCCGGCGCGACCGAGATCGTCCCCGCCGCTCTGGGAAATGACGCAGGCATGATCGGCGCCGCTTGGCTGATTCGTTCGCGGCTCACCTGA